From the Solanum stenotomum isolate F172 chromosome 4, ASM1918654v1, whole genome shotgun sequence genome, one window contains:
- the LOC125861733 gene encoding delta(12)-fatty-acid desaturase FAD2-like, which translates to MGGGGNMSSKIEEKKNDVAKRVPSSKPPFTIGDIKRAIPPHCFERSLIKSFSYLIQDLILVSIFYYIANTYFHLIPSPYSYVAWTIYWIAQGCVGEGIWILAHECGHHGFSDYQWVDDTVGLILHSALLTPYFAWKHSHRRHHSNTASIENDEVYKPRIKSKLRWYYKYLNNPLGRLLILAFTLTFAWPLYLLFNVSGKKYDRFASHYYPYSPIYSDRERLQIYISDAGVIATTYLLYRATMIKGLAWVFCIYGVPLLIVNGLVVFITLLHHTHSSLPHYDSTEWDFLRGALATVDRDYGFLNKVFHNVTDTHVLHHIFPYISHHHAVEATKAIKPLLGEYYKFDDTPILKAMWRDINECIFVEKEKDKGIYWYKNKI; encoded by the coding sequence ATGGGAGGTGGTGGTAATATGAGcagtaaaatagaagaaaagaaaaatgatgttGCGAAAAGAGTTCCATCTTCAAAGCCGCCTTTTACAATTGGTGACATAAAGAGGGCTATCCCTCCCCACTGCTTTGAACGATCTCTTATTAAGTCGTTCTCGTATCTTATTCAGGATCTCATACTTGTCTCCATCTTTTACTACATTGCCAACACTTACTTTCACCTCATTCCATCCCCATATAGTTATGTAGCATGGACTATTTACTGGATTGCTCAAGGTTGTGTTGGGGAAGGAATATGGATCCTTGCTCATGAATGTGGACACCATGGCTTCAGTGATTACCAATGGGTAGATGACACCGTTGGTCTTATCCTCCACTCTGCACTTTTAACACCATACTTTGCATGGAAACATAGTCATCGTCGTCACCATTCCAACACTGCTTCCATTGAGAATGATGAAGTCTACAAACCAAGAATTAAATCAAAACTAAGATGGTACTACAAATACTTGAATAATCCACTAGGAAGACTACTCATACTTGCCTTCACCCTTACTTTTGCATGGCCTTTGTACTTGCTCTTCAATGTCTCAGGAAAAAAATATGACCGTTTTGCAAGTCACTATTATCCATATAGCCCAATATATAGTGATCGTGAGAGACTACAAATCTACATTTCAGATGCAGGTGTCATTGCAACAACTTATTTGTTGTATCGCGCTACTATGATAAAAGGCCTAGCTTGGGTTTTTTGCATCTATGGGGTACCCCTTCTTATTGTCAATGGGCTTGTAGTGTTTATCACTCTTTTGCACCACACTCACTCTTCATTGCCACATTATGATTCAACTGAGTGGGATTTTCTAAGGGGAGCTTTAGCTACAGTAGATAGAGACTATGGTTTCTTAAATAAGGTGTTTCACAATGTTACTGATACACATGTTTTGCATCATATATTTCCATACATATCACATCACCATGCAGTTGAGGCAACAAAAGCTATCAAACCATTGTTGGGAGAATACTATAAATTTGATGATACACCAATTTTAAAGGCAATGTGGAGGGATATAAATGAGTGCATCTTTGTGGagaaagaaaaggataagggTATTTATTGGTACAAGAACAAGATTTGA